The following are encoded together in the Bacillus cereus group sp. RP43 genome:
- a CDS encoding ABC transporter ATP-binding protein yields MKNPLLRIENLQTSFRIQDQYHAAVDNVSLTVHENEIVAIVGESGCGKSALALSIMRLHNEANTKLQGQLNYRDKDLLTMSTAEMNKVRGSNIGMIFQEPLTALDPLMTVGKQIEENLDYHTNLSKAEKKERTLELLHQVGIPKPELTYKQYPHELSGGMRQRIVIAIAIACNPALIIADEPTTALDVTIQAQILDLLKSIQEQTKMGIILITHDLSVVAETADRIVVMYAGQVVETGTVEEIFNNPLHPYTRSLLNSIPSAYAEKEKLHVIQGVVPSLAKLPRTGCRFQARIPWVRPDQHEENPVLHEVKPDHWVRCTCYKHFNFQHKKGDDVTHGTA; encoded by the coding sequence ATGAAGAATCCACTTCTTCGCATTGAAAACTTACAGACTTCCTTTCGCATACAAGATCAATATCATGCAGCAGTTGATAACGTTTCGTTAACTGTCCATGAAAATGAAATTGTCGCGATAGTTGGTGAATCAGGTTGCGGAAAAAGTGCACTTGCCCTTTCCATTATGCGACTGCATAATGAAGCAAATACAAAATTACAAGGGCAACTTAACTATAGAGATAAGGATTTACTTACTATGTCGACCGCAGAGATGAATAAAGTACGCGGATCAAACATCGGTATGATTTTCCAGGAACCTCTTACAGCACTCGATCCTCTTATGACAGTTGGAAAACAAATCGAAGAAAACTTAGACTACCACACAAACCTTTCGAAAGCAGAAAAGAAAGAACGCACCTTAGAACTACTCCATCAAGTTGGTATTCCAAAACCAGAACTTACATATAAACAATACCCTCACGAATTATCTGGCGGAATGAGACAAAGAATTGTTATCGCGATTGCGATTGCTTGTAACCCAGCACTCATTATTGCGGATGAGCCAACAACGGCTCTTGACGTAACTATCCAAGCACAAATTTTAGACTTACTAAAATCTATTCAAGAACAAACGAAAATGGGCATCATTTTAATTACACATGATTTAAGCGTTGTTGCCGAAACAGCTGATCGTATTGTCGTTATGTATGCAGGACAAGTTGTAGAAACAGGAACAGTAGAAGAGATTTTTAATAACCCTCTTCACCCATATACTCGTTCTCTATTAAACTCAATTCCATCTGCGTATGCTGAAAAAGAAAAACTGCATGTAATTCAAGGCGTGGTTCCTTCGTTAGCTAAGCTTCCTCGCACAGGTTGCCGATTCCAAGCCCGAATCCCGTGGGTTAGACCAGATCAGCATGAGGAAAATCCTGTTTTACATGAAGTAAAACCAGACCATTGGGTACGTTGTACTTGCTATAAGCACTTCAACTTCCAACATAAGAAAGGAGATGACGTAACTCATGGCACTGCTTAA
- a CDS encoding ATP-binding cassette domain-containing protein yields the protein MALLKVEDLKVHFPIKGGFFGRTLDYIRAVDGVSFELQPGETYGIVGESGSGKSTTGKAIMHLTKATGGSIHFNNRDLTKLSRSELREQRKDIQMIFQDPYSSLNPKKRVLDIIAEPLRNFEKLSPDEERRTVQGYLSIVGLNPESIYKYPHEFSGGQRQRIGIARALTLKPKLIIADEPVSALDVSVQAQVLNFLQDLQSELGLTYLFISHDLGVIRHMCDRIGVMYRGRIVEEATSAEIYNNPQHIYTKRLISAIPDIRPENREQQRKLRREVSAEYEKSYENYFNENGRAYDLKPISPTHRVALP from the coding sequence ATGGCACTGCTTAAAGTAGAAGATTTAAAAGTACACTTTCCAATTAAAGGCGGTTTCTTCGGACGTACATTAGATTATATACGAGCTGTCGATGGCGTAAGCTTTGAATTACAACCTGGTGAAACATATGGAATCGTTGGTGAATCAGGTAGCGGCAAGTCAACAACGGGTAAAGCAATTATGCACTTAACGAAAGCGACAGGCGGTAGCATTCATTTTAATAATAGGGATTTAACGAAATTAAGTCGCTCTGAGTTAAGAGAACAACGAAAAGATATCCAAATGATTTTCCAAGATCCATATTCATCGCTAAACCCGAAGAAACGTGTTCTCGATATTATTGCCGAGCCTCTTCGGAATTTTGAGAAGCTCTCGCCTGATGAAGAACGTAGAACCGTTCAAGGGTATCTTAGTATAGTTGGATTAAATCCAGAGTCTATTTATAAATACCCACATGAATTTTCCGGTGGACAAAGACAGCGGATTGGTATTGCACGCGCACTTACATTAAAACCGAAGCTTATTATCGCAGATGAACCTGTATCTGCACTTGACGTGTCGGTACAAGCTCAAGTTTTAAACTTCTTACAAGATTTACAATCTGAACTCGGACTAACATACTTATTTATTAGTCATGATTTAGGTGTAATTCGCCATATGTGTGACCGTATCGGTGTTATGTATCGCGGACGCATTGTGGAAGAAGCAACTAGTGCTGAAATTTATAATAATCCACAGCACATCTATACGAAGCGCCTAATATCAGCTATTCCTGATATTCGTCCAGAAAACCGCGAGCAACAACGTAAATTGCGTCGTGAGGTAAGCGCTGAGTATGAGAAATCCTACGAAAATTATTTCAATGAAAATGGACGTGCTTACGATTTAAAACCAATCTCGCCAACTCACCGGGTGGCATTACCTTAA
- the rbsD gene encoding D-ribose pyranase: MKKHGVLNSEIAAVLASLGHTDTIVIADCGLPIPDGVKRIDLAVEIGKPSFLDVLQVVADDMAIEKVTLAEEVIMNNAEVNKEVEMRLIEPAFEYVSHKEFKEHTKRAKAIIRTGEATPYANVILHAGVIF, translated from the coding sequence ATGAAAAAGCACGGTGTATTAAATAGTGAAATCGCGGCAGTCCTTGCTTCACTTGGACATACAGATACGATTGTAATTGCTGATTGCGGGTTACCTATTCCTGATGGAGTAAAACGAATTGATTTAGCAGTTGAAATTGGAAAACCTAGTTTTTTAGACGTATTACAAGTTGTTGCTGATGATATGGCAATTGAAAAAGTGACGTTAGCAGAAGAAGTTATTATGAATAATGCAGAGGTAAATAAAGAAGTTGAGATGCGATTAATAGAGCCAGCATTTGAATATGTGTCTCATAAGGAATTTAAAGAGCATACAAAGAGAGCGAAGGCGATTATTCGTACAGGAGAAGCAACGCCTTATGCGAATGTTATTTTACATGCAGGCGTGATTTTTTAA
- the opp4B gene encoding oligopeptide ABC transporter permease: MWKFILRRVLVMIPQLFILSVLVFTLAKAMPGDALSGAELANPKADPKVIEEQREKLGLNDPIPTQYVRWISNAMQGDFGISYAHKIKVTDIIGERLGNTILLALFILILTYLIAIPLGVISGRWNDTWADRLITLYNFLGFGTPLFIFGLVMLFLFGFLYPIFPTSGSVAPQVATGSFDYYLSKLNHMILPALSGALIGTVGTVQYLRSEIIDTKHKDFVRTVKAKGVPESKVYSRHILRNSFLPIAAFLGYEITGLVGGSIILENIFGYPGIGQLFFQSITQRDFSVVTALVLFTGFATLLGTLLSDIILSIVDPRIRID; encoded by the coding sequence ATGTGGAAATTTATATTACGCCGGGTTTTAGTTATGATACCGCAATTATTCATATTAAGCGTACTCGTCTTTACACTGGCTAAGGCAATGCCAGGTGATGCATTAAGTGGCGCTGAACTAGCAAATCCAAAAGCCGATCCAAAAGTGATTGAAGAACAACGTGAAAAACTAGGTTTAAACGATCCTATTCCCACTCAATATGTAAGGTGGATTTCAAATGCCATGCAAGGGGATTTCGGTATTTCTTACGCACATAAAATAAAAGTAACAGATATTATTGGGGAACGTCTTGGCAATACAATACTGTTAGCTCTTTTTATTCTTATTCTTACTTACTTAATTGCTATTCCACTTGGAGTTATAAGTGGACGTTGGAATGATACGTGGGCTGATCGACTCATTACGCTATATAACTTTTTAGGATTCGGTACACCACTGTTTATTTTCGGATTAGTAATGTTATTCTTATTCGGCTTTTTATATCCAATTTTCCCTACGAGTGGTAGCGTTGCCCCACAAGTTGCAACCGGATCATTTGATTACTATTTAAGTAAATTAAATCATATGATTTTACCAGCTTTATCTGGGGCATTAATTGGAACTGTAGGAACTGTCCAATATTTACGAAGTGAAATTATCGATACGAAACATAAAGATTTTGTACGCACGGTAAAGGCAAAAGGTGTACCAGAATCTAAAGTATATTCCAGACATATTTTACGAAATTCATTTTTACCAATCGCAGCATTTTTAGGCTATGAAATTACAGGTTTAGTTGGGGGCTCTATTATTCTAGAAAATATTTTCGGCTACCCAGGAATTGGACAACTATTTTTCCAATCTATCACTCAACGTGATTTCAGTGTCGTAACTGCTCTTGTATTATTTACTGGATTCGCAACGCTACTCGGGACTCTTCTTTCCGATATTATTCTAAGCATCGTTGATCCACGTATTCGTATTGATTAA
- a CDS encoding MarR family transcriptional regulator, which yields MPNDMTHIDKIQALTFAIGKKMQTELLEQMQASGLTPPQFYILKILDHYGASRATQLAEKMYVKPSAITVMIDRLIDHGLVERYHDDNDRRVVIIELTKKGKATVKEAMAARNEHIAKYFSHLELQEREDLLRLFEKLETIICGTQEKKEKN from the coding sequence ATGCCAAATGATATGACTCATATTGATAAGATTCAAGCTCTTACATTCGCTATAGGAAAGAAAATGCAAACAGAGCTATTAGAACAAATGCAAGCATCAGGACTTACACCACCGCAGTTTTATATTTTAAAGATTTTAGATCATTACGGAGCTTCAAGAGCGACACAATTGGCGGAGAAAATGTACGTGAAACCGAGTGCGATTACAGTAATGATTGATCGTTTAATTGATCATGGGTTAGTAGAGCGCTATCACGACGATAATGATCGCCGCGTTGTTATCATTGAGCTAACTAAAAAGGGGAAAGCTACAGTAAAAGAAGCGATGGCGGCTCGTAATGAGCATATTGCAAAATACTTCTCACACTTAGAATTACAAGAGAGGGAAGATTTGTTACGCCTCTTTGAAAAGCTAGAAACAATTATTTGCGGGACACAAGAGAAAAAAGAGAAAAACTAA
- the rbsK gene encoding ribokinase, producing the protein MPNIAVVGSISMDLVAVSKIRPKAGETVIGEAFHTIPGGKGANQAVAAARLGANVAMVGAVGNDDYGTVVRKNLENERVFIDYVVPVTDRTTGIAHIVLAEEDNSIVVVQGANALVNESIVDRSKDLLVKADMVVLQLEIPLETVKYVLSICEEHKIPVMLNPAPAQFLSEDILEKATYITPNEHECRIVLNDFTSPIEELLAKYPNKLLMTEGSNGVRFHNGMEVVQVPSIAVDVVDTTGAGDTFNGALAVALSEGVTLQKAIRFANIAGGLSVTKLGAQGGMPTRERVREVQVIVG; encoded by the coding sequence ATGCCAAATATTGCAGTAGTAGGTAGTATTTCAATGGACTTAGTGGCTGTTTCAAAAATACGGCCGAAAGCAGGAGAAACGGTAATTGGTGAAGCGTTTCATACGATCCCAGGTGGAAAAGGGGCCAACCAAGCAGTTGCTGCAGCTAGATTGGGAGCAAATGTAGCGATGGTTGGTGCAGTAGGAAATGATGATTACGGAACAGTAGTTAGAAAAAATTTAGAGAACGAACGTGTTTTTATCGACTATGTGGTACCGGTTACAGATAGAACGACAGGAATTGCTCATATCGTTTTAGCGGAAGAGGATAACAGTATTGTTGTTGTGCAAGGGGCAAATGCTCTTGTAAATGAGTCGATTGTAGATCGTTCAAAAGACCTTCTTGTAAAAGCTGATATGGTTGTTCTTCAACTAGAGATTCCGCTTGAAACAGTAAAATACGTTCTGTCTATTTGTGAGGAGCATAAAATTCCAGTTATGCTGAATCCGGCTCCAGCACAATTTTTATCAGAAGATATTTTAGAAAAAGCGACTTATATTACGCCGAATGAACATGAATGTCGCATCGTATTAAATGATTTCACATCACCAATTGAAGAGTTACTTGCGAAATATCCAAATAAGCTATTGATGACGGAAGGGTCTAACGGTGTTCGATTCCATAATGGAATGGAAGTTGTTCAAGTTCCAAGTATTGCTGTAGATGTAGTAGATACGACTGGAGCAGGTGATACATTTAACGGTGCATTAGCAGTTGCGCTTTCTGAAGGAGTAACACTTCAAAAGGCAATTCGTTTTGCAAATATTGCTGGTGGTCTTTCCGTAACGAAACTTGGGGCACAGGGCGGTATGCCAACGAGAGAGAGAGTACGTGAAGTGCAGGTGATTGTTGGATGA
- the rbsA gene encoding ribose ABC transporter ATP-binding protein RbsA, producing MHIEMKNISKAFSGNPVLKNAQFMIETGEVHALMGENGAGKSTLMKILTGVYKKDSGTVTIDGQERTFKNAKEAEEYGIAFIHQELNILPNLTVAENMFLGKELMYGKTGILRTRQMNAIAQQQLEDLGLHVRGAMLAGELSVGQQQIIEIAKALMTNASVIIMDEPTAALTDREIETLFIVINKLRKEGVSFVYISHRMEEIFSICDAITILRDGEYVGKRLIPETSFDEVVSMMVGRSIGERYPERNSQIGEVIFEMRNGTKKGKFENVSFQVRKGEILGVAGLMGAGRTDIMKAIFGYEPLDSGQIFMNGQEVKIDSPIDAIRQRIAFITEDRKSEGLVLDFSIRENLALPNLESLSKGSVVNKGLEQQFTEDMMKLLNVKAANGEQAVKSLSGGNQQKIVIAKWLGIHPQLLILDEPTRGVDVGAKKEIYSIMNKLTEQGDAVIMVSSELPEVLGMSDRVLVIHEGKIGGILEKDQASQESIMALATGGE from the coding sequence ATGCATATTGAAATGAAGAACATTTCAAAAGCGTTCAGTGGTAATCCTGTTCTAAAAAACGCACAGTTTATGATTGAAACAGGAGAAGTCCATGCATTGATGGGGGAAAATGGAGCGGGGAAATCGACGCTCATGAAGATTCTAACAGGTGTATATAAAAAAGACAGTGGAACAGTCACAATTGATGGACAAGAACGAACTTTTAAAAATGCGAAAGAAGCGGAAGAGTACGGTATTGCATTTATCCATCAAGAGTTGAACATATTACCGAATTTAACGGTAGCTGAAAATATGTTTCTTGGAAAAGAGTTAATGTATGGGAAAACGGGCATTTTACGTACGCGTCAAATGAATGCGATTGCCCAGCAGCAATTGGAAGATCTTGGTCTACATGTGAGAGGTGCTATGCTAGCAGGTGAACTATCAGTTGGACAACAGCAAATTATTGAAATTGCTAAAGCATTAATGACAAATGCAAGTGTTATTATTATGGATGAGCCTACAGCAGCATTGACTGATCGCGAAATTGAAACGCTGTTTATTGTTATTAATAAATTACGTAAAGAGGGCGTTTCATTCGTTTATATTTCACACCGGATGGAAGAAATTTTTTCAATATGTGATGCAATTACGATTTTGCGTGATGGAGAATATGTAGGGAAGAGATTAATTCCGGAAACATCATTTGATGAAGTAGTTAGCATGATGGTGGGCCGCAGTATTGGTGAACGTTATCCAGAACGAAATAGTCAAATTGGCGAAGTGATTTTTGAAATGCGTAACGGAACGAAAAAGGGGAAATTTGAAAATGTTTCGTTTCAAGTTAGAAAAGGTGAAATCCTTGGTGTTGCGGGCTTGATGGGAGCTGGTCGCACGGATATTATGAAAGCAATATTTGGATATGAACCGCTTGATTCAGGACAAATTTTTATGAATGGACAAGAAGTAAAAATTGATAGTCCGATTGATGCGATTAGACAACGAATTGCCTTTATTACAGAGGATAGAAAATCTGAAGGGCTTGTGTTAGATTTTTCGATTCGTGAAAATTTAGCTTTACCAAATTTAGAAAGTCTTTCAAAGGGAAGCGTTGTTAATAAAGGTTTAGAACAGCAATTTACAGAGGATATGATGAAGCTTCTTAATGTGAAAGCAGCAAACGGAGAGCAAGCTGTAAAATCTCTTTCTGGTGGAAATCAACAAAAGATTGTAATTGCAAAATGGCTAGGTATTCATCCGCAGTTACTCATTTTAGATGAACCAACGAGAGGTGTAGATGTTGGGGCTAAAAAAGAAATTTACTCTATTATGAATAAGCTTACCGAGCAAGGAGATGCCGTTATTATGGTATCGTCTGAGCTTCCAGAAGTTTTAGGAATGAGTGATCGAGTTCTCGTCATTCATGAGGGGAAAATCGGTGGTATTTTAGAGAAGGATCAGGCATCACAAGAGTCTATTATGGCACTAGCTACAGGGGGAGAGTAA
- the glpT gene encoding glycerol-3-phosphate transporter, with amino-acid sequence MFFTQLFKPAPHAERLPANRTDSEYRKLRLQVFLGIFIGYAGYYFVRKNFSLAMPYLIEQGFSKGELGVILSAVSIAYGLSKFLMGIVSDRCNPRYFLAAGLFLSGIINIIFGSFSFITTSIILMFVLQFLNGWVQGMGWPPCGRTMVHWFSVSERGTKMSIWNVAHNVGGALMPSLVTLGLYFFANDWKSIFYFPGILSILVGIYVLITMRDTPQSCGLPSIEEHTGEYPSDEKVADRERELSVKEILFKYVLNNKFLWYIAIANVFVYFVRYGVVDWAPTYLVEEKSFTHSSSRTAYALYEWAGIPGTLLCGWMSDKLFKGRRAPAGILFMVGVFIAVLVYWLNPAGHPIIDSIALVSIGFLIYGPVMLIGLHALDLAPKKAAGTAAGLTGFFGYLGGATFASAAMGFIVDGFGWDGGFILLLASCVLAMFFLALTLNTGSAKQKQA; translated from the coding sequence ATGTTTTTCACACAATTATTTAAACCTGCGCCCCACGCAGAACGCTTACCAGCTAATCGCACTGATAGCGAATACCGCAAATTGCGTTTGCAAGTATTCTTAGGCATCTTCATCGGTTATGCGGGTTACTACTTTGTTCGAAAAAACTTTTCACTCGCAATGCCATACTTAATCGAACAAGGCTTTAGTAAAGGGGAACTTGGGGTTATCCTTTCAGCAGTATCTATCGCTTACGGATTAAGTAAATTTCTTATGGGTATCGTATCCGATCGTTGTAATCCTCGCTACTTTTTAGCAGCTGGGCTATTTTTATCCGGTATCATTAATATTATTTTCGGCTCATTTTCTTTCATTACAACGAGCATTATACTTATGTTTGTACTTCAGTTTTTAAATGGATGGGTACAAGGTATGGGATGGCCTCCTTGTGGTCGTACGATGGTTCACTGGTTCTCCGTTAGTGAACGTGGTACAAAAATGTCTATTTGGAACGTCGCTCATAATGTCGGCGGCGCGCTTATGCCCTCTCTCGTTACATTAGGCTTATATTTCTTTGCAAATGACTGGAAAAGTATATTTTACTTCCCAGGTATTCTTTCAATTTTAGTGGGGATTTATGTATTAATTACGATGAGAGATACACCTCAATCTTGCGGATTACCTTCTATTGAAGAACATACTGGGGAATATCCATCAGATGAAAAAGTAGCGGACCGTGAACGCGAACTTTCGGTAAAGGAAATTTTATTTAAATACGTATTAAACAATAAGTTTTTATGGTACATCGCTATCGCTAACGTTTTTGTTTATTTCGTTCGTTACGGCGTTGTAGACTGGGCTCCTACTTATTTAGTAGAAGAAAAAAGCTTTACTCATAGTAGCTCACGTACAGCTTACGCTCTATATGAATGGGCTGGTATTCCAGGTACACTTCTTTGCGGATGGATGAGTGATAAACTGTTTAAAGGGCGCCGCGCACCTGCTGGTATTTTATTTATGGTCGGTGTATTCATTGCCGTTCTTGTTTACTGGCTAAATCCTGCTGGCCATCCAATCATTGATAGTATCGCACTTGTTTCCATTGGATTTTTAATTTATGGACCTGTTATGTTAATTGGCCTACACGCTCTTGACTTAGCACCAAAGAAAGCTGCTGGAACTGCCGCTGGGTTAACTGGGTTCTTCGGTTACCTAGGCGGAGCTACTTTTGCTAGCGCAGCTATGGGCTTTATTGTAGATGGATTCGGATGGGACGGCGGATTCATTTTGCTACTTGCTTCTTGTGTGCTTGCAATGTTCTTCCTTGCTCTTACTTTAAATACAGGATCTGCAAAACAAAAACAAGCTTAA
- the rbsR gene encoding ribose operon transcriptional repressor RbsR yields the protein MSTIKDVAKLAGVSVATVSRVLNKNGYVHEDTLKKVERAIEMLDYKPSTVARSLYNKKSRLIGLVVPNIVNPFFPEVARAVEDVAYKQGYTVVLCNSDESLEKEKQYIDVLRQNNVDGFIVATNPQNSVNYMNLSIPVVAIDRMFNERIPTVYADNYAGSQAATKLLIDKGCKHIAHIRGPRDVSTANERFEGFVDVITQNNLSYMIAESTFDPANSEQVTVELLEEYPHIDGIVAGNDLIAIGVVKAALQKGISIPEELQIIGFDGISLTEMMYPSITTVAQPIYEMGKVATELLLEQMEGNPLEEKHYRLPIEIIERNTTK from the coding sequence ATGAGTACGATTAAAGACGTTGCAAAATTAGCAGGGGTATCTGTTGCGACCGTTTCCAGAGTGTTAAATAAAAATGGATATGTTCATGAGGATACATTAAAAAAAGTAGAGCGAGCAATTGAAATGCTAGATTATAAACCTAGTACAGTAGCACGTTCTTTATACAATAAAAAATCTCGTTTAATTGGCTTAGTTGTTCCAAATATCGTGAATCCATTCTTTCCAGAAGTTGCACGTGCCGTAGAAGATGTAGCATATAAGCAAGGTTACACAGTTGTCCTTTGTAACTCTGATGAAAGTTTAGAAAAAGAGAAACAATACATTGATGTGCTTAGACAAAATAATGTGGATGGGTTTATTGTGGCAACGAATCCACAAAATAGTGTTAATTACATGAATTTGTCTATTCCAGTTGTTGCGATTGACCGTATGTTTAATGAGCGCATTCCTACTGTATATGCAGATAACTATGCAGGGAGTCAGGCAGCGACAAAGTTATTAATAGACAAAGGGTGTAAACATATTGCACATATTCGCGGACCGCGTGATGTGAGCACAGCTAATGAACGTTTTGAAGGTTTTGTAGACGTTATTACGCAAAATAATCTTTCTTATATGATTGCAGAGAGTACATTCGATCCAGCTAATAGTGAACAGGTCACGGTGGAATTATTGGAAGAATATCCGCATATTGATGGAATTGTTGCTGGGAATGATTTAATTGCAATCGGCGTTGTAAAGGCTGCACTTCAAAAGGGAATTTCTATTCCAGAAGAGCTACAAATTATCGGATTCGATGGAATTTCTTTAACAGAAATGATGTATCCATCTATTACAACTGTTGCACAGCCAATTTATGAAATGGGGAAAGTTGCAACAGAATTGTTGTTAGAGCAGATGGAAGGAAATCCATTAGAAGAGAAACACTATCGTTTACCGATTGAAATTATAGAACGAAATACAACGAAGTAA
- a CDS encoding MDR family MFS transporter, producing MEQQENQNRKLLLIGLVIAMLFAALDGTIVGTAMPRIVGELGGLSLMTWLTTAYMLTSTTVVPIAGKLADLLGRRNVYIAGLIIFMVGSALCGMANGMTELIIFRGIQGLGGGIMMPMAMIIIGDMFTGKERAKWQGIFGALYGLASVIGPQVGGWIVDAVNWRWVFYINLPVGILATIFIAMGLKAHKQTGPIKIDIAGIFTMILGVVSLLLALTFGGKDYAWGSWQIIGLFALAAIGIVSFVIVETKAEEPILPMHFFKNRTFTLLNAIGFFMSIGMFGAIMFVPFFMQGIVGVSAAESGTIMTPMMITMIVMSIIGGQLVLKIGVKPQIITGMLIMAGGFWLLTTMDMHTTKLTATSYMMVIGLGMGLVMPILTLALQESFPKKDLGVVTSSSQFFRQIGGTFGITILGSIMNNTSGTTLTNKLVPVLDTFPKEAGQMVTKFKDMIHTDPQSLYSMLFSPEALKQMPEAFSNSIVPILKSSLVDSLHTVFLTGLVFIIVGAIFTIFLQKIKLSDRKKGAEEPAVEEKEQTVSYS from the coding sequence ATGGAGCAACAAGAGAATCAGAATAGAAAGTTGTTGTTAATCGGTTTAGTAATCGCAATGCTATTTGCTGCATTGGACGGAACAATCGTTGGTACAGCAATGCCGCGTATCGTCGGTGAACTAGGCGGATTAAGTTTAATGACATGGTTAACAACAGCTTATATGTTAACATCAACAACGGTTGTACCGATTGCAGGTAAATTAGCGGATTTACTTGGACGTCGTAACGTATATATAGCAGGATTAATTATCTTTATGGTTGGTTCAGCGTTATGTGGTATGGCAAACGGTATGACAGAATTAATTATTTTCCGTGGTATTCAAGGTCTTGGTGGCGGTATTATGATGCCAATGGCTATGATTATTATCGGAGATATGTTCACGGGAAAAGAACGTGCTAAATGGCAAGGGATTTTTGGCGCTTTATACGGTCTTGCTTCTGTAATTGGACCACAAGTTGGTGGTTGGATTGTAGACGCAGTGAACTGGAGATGGGTATTCTACATTAACTTACCAGTTGGTATTTTAGCGACAATCTTTATTGCAATGGGATTAAAAGCACATAAACAAACAGGACCAATTAAAATTGATATCGCTGGAATCTTCACGATGATTCTCGGTGTTGTAAGTTTATTACTTGCGTTAACGTTTGGCGGGAAAGATTATGCATGGGGATCTTGGCAAATTATCGGGTTGTTTGCACTAGCTGCCATTGGTATTGTTAGCTTTGTTATCGTTGAAACGAAGGCTGAAGAACCAATTTTACCGATGCACTTCTTTAAAAACCGCACATTTACACTACTGAATGCGATCGGTTTCTTTATGAGTATCGGAATGTTTGGAGCAATTATGTTCGTACCGTTCTTTATGCAAGGAATTGTAGGCGTAAGTGCTGCTGAATCAGGAACAATTATGACACCGATGATGATTACAATGATCGTTATGAGTATTATCGGTGGTCAACTTGTATTAAAAATTGGTGTGAAACCACAAATTATTACAGGGATGCTTATTATGGCTGGTGGTTTCTGGCTATTAACAACGATGGATATGCATACAACTAAGCTTACCGCTACTTCTTATATGATGGTTATCGGTTTAGGAATGGGTCTTGTTATGCCGATATTAACATTAGCATTACAAGAAAGCTTCCCGAAAAAAGATCTTGGCGTTGTAACATCATCAAGTCAATTCTTCCGTCAAATCGGTGGAACTTTTGGGATTACAATTTTAGGATCAATTATGAATAACACTTCAGGTACAACGTTAACAAATAAATTAGTACCTGTATTAGACACATTCCCAAAAGAAGCGGGACAAATGGTAACAAAATTTAAAGATATGATTCATACAGATCCACAAAGTTTATATTCTATGCTATTTAGTCCAGAGGCATTAAAACAAATGCCAGAAGCATTTTCTAATAGCATCGTACCAATTTTGAAAAGCTCTTTAGTGGACTCACTTCATACTGTATTCTTAACAGGATTGGTATTTATCATAGTAGGTGCTATCTTTACGATTTTCTTACAGAAAATTAAACTGTCTGACCGTAAAAAAGGTGCTGAAGAGCCTGCTGTAGAAGAGAAAGAACAAACGGTATCATATTCGTAA